In the Candidatus Electrothrix rattekaaiensis genome, one interval contains:
- the argS gene encoding arginine--tRNA ligase, giving the protein MIRSQVKTLVDQCFQQGVDQGLWSEAAANLYNVEVPRHEGQGDFSTNFAMVLAGKEKRNPREIAGQLVDLLNKDEGLLDKVEIAGPGFVNLFLKPSVWSTVLAPISEQGRAFGLSDVGKGKKVMVEFVSANPTGPLSVGHGRNAILGDTIARLLKATGHDVTREYYFNDAGRQMRVLADSLKARYLEKLGLENEFPEDGYQGDYIYEIAQGMIDEAGDGFKDVEDQTLFRKRAQDAIFADIDTTLKRIGITFDSYYNEHTLYEEGMIEDVVDQLRAKGLVYEQDEATWFKTSEFGQEQDRVIIKNTGEPTYRLPDIAYHREKFRRGFDWMINVFGADHIATVPDVLAGIEALGLDKSKVHVVLYQFVTLLRDGKQVKMSTRKATFVTVDELVDEVGVDALRFFFLMRKPDSQLEFDLELATAQSQENPVYYVQYAHARLCSIERMATEKGINLPVLAETDLSPLQEEEEYQLLKTLASYPALVADAATDLAPHRIIFFLMELAGNFHSFYNKHKVVTEDQQLTAARLCLCQGIKAVLANGLDLVGLVAPEKM; this is encoded by the coding sequence ATGATACGATCCCAAGTAAAGACACTGGTTGACCAATGTTTTCAGCAGGGCGTGGACCAGGGCCTTTGGTCCGAAGCCGCTGCAAATCTGTATAATGTGGAAGTGCCTCGCCATGAGGGCCAGGGGGATTTTTCCACCAATTTCGCTATGGTCCTAGCTGGCAAAGAAAAGCGCAACCCCCGCGAGATTGCCGGGCAGCTGGTGGACCTGCTCAATAAGGATGAGGGCTTGCTGGATAAGGTGGAGATCGCCGGGCCAGGCTTTGTGAACCTTTTCCTCAAACCTTCGGTTTGGAGCACCGTGCTTGCGCCCATCAGCGAGCAGGGCAGGGCGTTTGGCCTCTCCGATGTCGGTAAGGGGAAGAAAGTAATGGTGGAGTTTGTCAGTGCCAATCCCACTGGCCCCCTCAGTGTAGGTCACGGTCGCAACGCCATCCTTGGTGATACCATTGCCCGTCTGCTCAAGGCCACCGGTCATGATGTCACCCGTGAATATTATTTCAATGATGCAGGCCGCCAGATGCGAGTTTTGGCCGATTCCCTCAAGGCTCGTTACTTAGAAAAGCTGGGCCTAGAGAATGAATTCCCGGAAGACGGCTACCAGGGCGATTATATATACGAGATCGCCCAAGGCATGATTGACGAAGCCGGTGACGGCTTCAAAGACGTGGAGGACCAGACCCTTTTTCGCAAACGGGCACAGGATGCCATCTTTGCCGATATTGATACCACGCTCAAGCGCATCGGTATCACCTTTGACTCATACTACAACGAGCACACCCTGTATGAAGAAGGCATGATTGAAGATGTGGTTGATCAACTCCGGGCCAAGGGGCTGGTGTACGAGCAGGACGAAGCAACTTGGTTCAAGACGAGTGAGTTTGGTCAGGAACAGGATCGGGTGATTATCAAGAATACCGGCGAGCCCACCTATCGCCTACCGGATATCGCCTATCACCGGGAAAAATTTCGGCGCGGCTTTGACTGGATGATCAATGTGTTCGGGGCGGATCATATTGCCACGGTGCCTGATGTGCTGGCCGGTATTGAGGCATTAGGCCTTGATAAATCCAAGGTACACGTCGTGTTGTATCAGTTTGTCACCCTGTTGCGAGACGGCAAACAGGTCAAGATGTCCACCCGTAAGGCCACCTTTGTCACGGTGGATGAGCTGGTTGATGAGGTGGGCGTTGATGCACTCCGTTTCTTTTTCCTAATGCGCAAACCGGATTCCCAGTTGGAGTTTGATCTAGAACTGGCCACTGCCCAGAGTCAGGAAAACCCGGTGTACTATGTCCAGTACGCCCATGCCCGACTCTGTTCCATTGAACGGATGGCAACGGAAAAAGGCATCAATTTGCCCGTACTGGCTGAAACCGACCTCTCCCCCTTGCAGGAGGAGGAAGAGTATCAGCTGCTCAAGACCTTGGCCTCCTACCCGGCCTTGGTTGCTGATGCGGCCACTGACTTGGCTCCGCATCGGATTATCTTCTTTCTTATGGAGTTAGCCGGGAATTTTCACTCTTTCTATAATAAACATAAGGTGGTGACTGAAGATCAGCAGCTCACTGCTGCACGGCTCTGCCTTTGCCAGGGCATCAAAGCTGTGCTGGCTAATGGGCTGGATCTGGTTGGGTTAGTCGCACCTGAGAAGATGTAG
- a CDS encoding NUDIX domain-containing protein, with translation MSSLLAKIWRNLNGTIQWYILWFLHCKMNVCVSGVVFNDQGKILLLRHRYWEEGSWGLPSGFAVRREELSDTLVREVKEETNFDIEVTRFLRFDSGYKMRVEVSMVAILKGGELQVDPHEILEAKFFPPDALPAGLIDKHREIVELTLTTQGCAQLDHLTRGRSKHCNPACRQSA, from the coding sequence ATGAGCAGCCTACTGGCGAAAATATGGCGGAATCTTAATGGAACAATACAGTGGTATATCCTGTGGTTTTTGCACTGCAAAATGAATGTCTGTGTATCTGGAGTGGTGTTTAATGATCAGGGCAAGATCCTGCTTTTACGGCATCGATATTGGGAAGAAGGGTCATGGGGACTTCCCAGTGGTTTTGCAGTCCGCCGAGAAGAACTCAGTGATACTTTGGTACGAGAGGTAAAGGAGGAAACCAATTTTGATATCGAAGTGACCCGTTTTCTCCGTTTTGACAGCGGTTATAAAATGCGGGTCGAGGTCAGTATGGTAGCAATATTAAAAGGCGGTGAGCTTCAGGTAGATCCGCATGAAATCCTGGAGGCCAAGTTTTTCCCCCCAGACGCCTTGCCAGCAGGTCTTATTGACAAACATCGCGAGATAGTCGAGCTGACGCTAACAACACAGGGCTGTGCCCAGCTTGACCATCTCACTCGGGGCAGAAGCAAGCATTGCAATCCGGCTTGTCGCCAGTCTGCATGA
- a CDS encoding rhodanese-related (seleno)protein, translating to MKKILFLVTLFLFVGSLAVAFAVEAPRMSKEELKAQMDSGEIVIMDARSEKDWKSSEFKIKGAVRTPAKAVDEWLSSIPTDKKLVIYCAUNNEGSSASLARTLIEEKGFKEVYALKGGWKEWFGQEDKVAYPVEEK from the coding sequence ATGAAAAAAATTTTGTTCTTAGTCACACTGTTTCTCTTTGTCGGTTCCTTGGCAGTTGCTTTTGCCGTAGAGGCCCCGCGTATGAGCAAAGAGGAACTGAAGGCACAGATGGATTCGGGTGAGATCGTCATTATGGATGCACGGTCCGAAAAAGATTGGAAATCCAGCGAATTTAAGATTAAAGGGGCTGTACGCACCCCTGCAAAAGCTGTTGACGAGTGGTTGAGCAGCATTCCAACGGATAAAAAACTGGTTATTTACTGCGCTTGAAATAATGAAGGCAGCAGTGCCAGTTTGGCACGCACATTGATTGAGGAGAAAGGTTTCAAGGAAGTATATGCCCTCAAGGGTGGCTGGAAAGAATGGTTCGGCCAGGAAGATAAGGTGGCGTATCCGGTAGAAGAAAAATAA
- a CDS encoding acyltransferase, with protein sequence MKKTHNAITGKGSSLSKYQDIMVGNRSLAAFLYYEWCQLLGPVPGALGMVLRKFFWPLMFGSCGKGCMFASGIIVRQPGRIHLGDTVVISEGCILDGRHGTEPVSIRLGNNVILSNDVMISCKNGTVTIGDNCGLNARTIVQSTNNCPVVIGPDCIIGQQCFLVGGGSYHIDRLDIPIREQGIRADGGVCLEEDVWLGGNVTVLGGVTIGKGSVAGAGALLTRSVAAQTISLGTPARVVKKRTPRKTMGEV encoded by the coding sequence ATGAAGAAAACACATAATGCAATAACTGGGAAAGGATCGTCCTTGTCCAAGTACCAGGATATCATGGTGGGCAACCGCTCCTTAGCGGCTTTTCTCTACTACGAATGGTGTCAGTTATTAGGCCCTGTCCCAGGAGCACTGGGTATGGTCCTCCGGAAATTTTTTTGGCCTCTGATGTTCGGCAGTTGTGGCAAGGGATGTATGTTTGCTTCCGGTATCATCGTTCGCCAGCCCGGCAGAATACATCTTGGTGACACTGTGGTCATCAGCGAAGGGTGCATTCTTGATGGTCGGCATGGAACCGAGCCTGTCTCTATCCGTCTCGGCAATAATGTTATTCTCTCCAATGATGTTATGATCTCATGTAAAAACGGCACCGTCACTATTGGGGATAACTGTGGTTTAAATGCCCGGACTATTGTTCAATCCACCAATAATTGCCCGGTGGTTATCGGACCGGACTGTATTATCGGCCAGCAATGTTTTCTTGTCGGAGGAGGAAGTTATCATATTGATCGTCTGGATATCCCGATTCGGGAGCAGGGAATACGAGCTGACGGCGGCGTGTGTCTTGAGGAAGATGTATGGCTTGGGGGCAACGTAACCGTGCTCGGTGGGGTAACCATAGGCAAGGGGAGTGTGGCCGGAGCCGGTGCGCTCCTGACCCGTTCTGTTGCTGCCCAAACAATTTCCTTGGGTACACCTGCCCGGGTGGTTAAAAAGCGTACACCGCGTAAAACTATGGGCGAGGTATGA